The Triticum aestivum cultivar Chinese Spring chromosome 6D, IWGSC CS RefSeq v2.1, whole genome shotgun sequence genomic sequence ATACGGTGGTGATCTTTGGTGGCAACCATCTCTTGATAGCACAAGGAATACGGGAAAAGGTTCTCTAAAAGGAATGCCCTCAGGAAGGAAATGATCCAAAAGCGTCGCAGCCGCCGGGTCCAACCACTGAAGTTCAGACCGTGGGCTTTTGCCTTGCCGATCAGGTCCGAGCAAACTCTAATCAATGCTTTCATGTAGTCGAACAAATCCCCTCACTCTGTAACATTCCCGTAAgctaaaaagaagaagcaaaacgtGAAAACAAGAAGCTATACAGTGAACACACAAGGCATGTCATAGCATCATGCACATGCATACCCTCATCCCTATGAACGCGTATGCCCATACCCTACCGCTATAAGAACCTCTAAGAGATTGCCCACCTGAATTTTCATTCGAGTCATTAAGTTCTAACTTTTTCTTTTNNNNNNNNNNNNNNNNNNNNNNNNNNNNNNNNNNNNNNNNNNNNNNNNNNNNNNNNNNNNNNNNNNNNNNNNNNNNNNNNNNNNNNNNNNNNNNNNNNNNNNNNNNNNNNNNNNNNNNNNNNNNNNNNNNNNNNNNNNNNNNNNNNNNNNNNNNNNNNNNNNNNNNNNNNNNNNNNNNNNNNNNNNNNNNNNNNNNNNNNNNNNNNNNNNNNTCCCCACCTGAATTTTCATATAAGGGGAAAAATCACTGTGGAAGGGGGAAAACCAGTGTGGTGTTTTATAGGAGAAATTGCAAAGAAAGAATTAGAAGAGAAGGGCCTAGAGCAGTGGGTTCCGAAGGAGCGAAGGAAAATGTGAGCTTAGACACGATGATCGTATGACACGGGCTCCAAAAATATAGTGAAAGTGCATGTAGGTCCATCCTGCATGTGCAAATTAAGAAGCATGGCAATGCACGCGAGCGACGTTGCTGAGGCTGAtcatagtgggaagtaacttagGTTATTATCTATGTTACTAACTTCATAGTGGATAGTAACATTCTACGGTATCATGCAAGTTCATTTATTTCGACGCACACTCATTTTAATTTGTGATGCATTATATTACAGTAAAAAAATTACGAGAAAACTTCCAATTTATTCACATCCAATCATAGCACTAGAACGAACATCGGAAGTAACAAAAATTGCatctagatccgtagaccacctagcgacgactacaagcaatgAAGCGAGCCCAAGACGCGCGGCTGTCATTGCccttccctcgccggagccgggcaaaactaGTTGAAGTAGAcaatcgggaagtcgtcgtgctaaggcctcataggaccaaCGCATCAGAACAGCAACCACCGGTTTTGAAGAGTAGTATAGAtaggaaggatccaacctgaagacacacaaaCATAGATGAATGATAAACAGATCCGAAAAAATCCAGCAAAGACAGATCCactggagacacacctccacacacccaccGGTGTTGCTAGACGCACCACCGCGACGGGGGTTAGAATGGGAAAACATTTTTTCTATTTTCAGGGAGCCGCTGCAGTCTCGTCTTTtcgagcaggacacaaaccctagcaaaactacaAAAAACATCTAAAAATGAAGCCCTCCTATCGTTGTAATACAGTAACATGTTATGTTAGtacaaacacctctctcctcaaTAATAACTACTTGTGACATAAATATACTCATCTTGGAGTACGCTCTGTTACTACATTAGTTACTCATGTTATTACCagcctgatgatgaacagtacacttATCCACTAATAGTGAGTCATGGCACAAAAGGGTGGAACAGTGCTGCTAACAGAAGTTCTTTATGTTCATGCAAGTTGATACATCATACCACGTACCACTTGATACCAATGCCTGCAAATCCGTAGGGGTGCATGCATGGACTCAGGCCTTCAGCAATGACAGCCTTATACAGTGCTTTAAATGACATCATAGGGGTGCAGGCATCATAGGGGTCAACGAGTAGCAGAGACTTCAATGTACTGCTACGGCTGCTGGTCCGTCTTGCATGTGAAAATTAAGCACCattagagcatgtacaatggttgataagacagtTTTATCTTAAGTTTTGCACATAATTTAGAATAgacaaaaaaacatgtctacaatggatcatctcttagccttatcttcaacaactagctattcctaaaaatgtggtgagacatattgtgctaagccttttcttatgatttctctctcctccacctcattatTTATCCTACATGGCATCACTAAGATTGAACCATTGTACATGCCAGTACTACTCCCGTCCCGCGTGAAAATAGAAAAAAGGTTTTCCCATTCTAACCCCCGTCGGGAGAGACATGGGGACCAATTCATTTTTCGTTAGGCCATGGAACACTTCGGCCTTTTGAACAAGTGGTATtttgagtaaatagcataaaacgaCCACATTTCGAGATAGGTTACCAGAAAACTACCACTTAAGAAAATCTTTAAACCTACTAAAAGATTAGTTCGCAATTTCAAAAAAACACTAATGACCCTTTGGTTAAAATTTATTGCGGTTTATGACAGCCATGGCCCACACGTCAGGCTGGCGCGACAGAAAAATCAAGTCAGTTAGCTTGACCGTTATGATATGCCGGGCCCCCATCAGCTTTTTTAACAAATTTAACAACATGTCCATTTTTTAAAAAATAACCACTATAAATATATTAAAAAGAAATAAGGCCGTGTAATCTTATTTCAAAAAGCCATTGGCTCCTGACAGGAAAAAATAAAACGCAACGAGGTCCATCGTGGAACACACCCATGCTTGGCCTACCACTGGCGAGCTCCTCATACGTGCAGCCACAGCTCTCCCCTGCCACGATCTTGTAAAGATTACGCCGCCTCCGAGCTCCTAGTGGGTGAGCCGCGTTGTAGCGTGCAGCTAGGGACAAGCCCGGGAGGAGATTGCAGTTGGGGGAGACGCCACGCTAGCCAACACGCTGGCATCCCTTGCAGCCCCCTGGCATCGCCGCTGAGGGCTTCGTCAGCGCTTCACTCCTATCCTGCATGCCTCCCAAGTCGCGTTGTGGTCATGCTTGTTTAGCCGCCGAGCTACTGGGTAGTCGGGTCGCACTGCCACGCCCTCAGTCACCGCGACTGGTTGATGTCGGGTCGCGCCCTCTCTTGCATGCCTCCCCTTTGGGCAGAAGTGGAGGAGGCGGCAAGGGCAGCGTGAAGTTCCTGGTTATTTTGGGAGCAATTTTGTTTGGAATTTTGGTGCGGCTGACATGTGGGTCTCACCGGTCCGTAAACTGACAAACTTTACTGTTTGAATAACGTTGTCAACTTTTGTGCCACATGGACCTAACGACTGTCATAAATTGGTTTAAACTTAATCAAATGATTTATCAGTGCAAACACAGTAGTTTATTGAAAATAGCGAACCAAATTTGGGGTGGGTTTCTAGTAGTTGCCAAAAAAATATAGTTTTTTCCTAACCCCGGCCCCATATTTGATAGTTTTATGCTATCTGCTGCGGTAATTTTAAATTGGTTTTCACTAGTGCTGTTTTTACTATTCACTCTTGTAAATTTGAACTGTGCTGCCAATCTTCACTTTCATGCAAGTTGAAGAACATCATTGTACGTACCATATGATACcaatgacacctcagggtcatgcCGTCAGCAATGACAGCATTATACAGTGCTTTAAATGACAGCGTACGGGTGCATGCATCAACTCAGGACTCAACATGTGGCCGAGACTTCAATGTACTGCTACGGCtggtccctccgttcctaaatataagtcttttcagacattttaaatggactacaacatatggatgtatgtagacatattttaaagtgtagattcactcatttttcttcgtatggagtaatttgttgaaatctctagaaagacttatatttgggaatggagggaatactatTTTTGGCAAAAAAAAGTACGTTCATGGTTTATAATTTATATTAGAAAGGAAGGTTGATTAGTACGTCCAAACTTCACTGCAGCCGAGACTTGAATGCTCCGTCTGAAGGAGTACGGTGAACTGCTCGGTGCTCCTGCATGTGGCGACATCGTCACAGCGTCGTTAAGATGCATGCAGCCAAAAGTTGAAAAGGCATCGCCGAGTCGATCTCTTCCTTGCTGCAGTCTACACCTCGCGCCATGGCCTCCGCTTCGACCTCTCCTGCTGCTGCTGGCCTGGGTGTGGGCGAGCACGATCCCTGTACAGTTTGACCGGCCGCCTCACTCAACTCCGAGACCTTCTCTACCGCCTTCTTCCCCGACGTAGGTGAGCAACTTGGCAGCCGAAAATTTTCGTCTCTCTTTGCATCTACCATTGACGCATCCACCCCCCTTGCATTCGTGTCTAGAGGTCTCCGGATGGAACACACTCAGGTTTAGTGTATTCTACGTGCTTGTCTTATTGATTTAAGTTGGTGCCAAGGATTTAGCATTGGATGTTGGTTTTCCTCTTAGGCACGAAGGAACCGGCACGATGCCGGACAGGAGAGGCGCGACCCAGCTCGAGGACCTACCCCACGATATCATCGAGAAGATACTCCTCCGGATGCCCTCCAAGGACGTTGGCCGCTGCCGAGCCGTCAGCACGTCATGGTGCACTGCCACATCCACGCCCAAATTCATGCTCGACCACCACCAGCTGCAGCCCTCGCTGCCGATTATTGACGGCCGGGGGCTGCCCACTAGTTTTGTCCTCTTCCACCCCGCCGGCACCAAACAACAGCTCTGGCCTTTCTCCCGGTGCGTCAAACACCACTCCGAGATTTGTCTTCATGGCGGCTGCGATGGCTTCCTCGTCATCTCCTGGCTGCACCAATTCTACATCTGCAATCCGGTTATCCACACGCATGCTCTCCTACCACAGCCTCATGTTGAGCACGCCCTCTACAACACCATAATTGGTTTCTACCAGCACCTTCCGACTCAAGAATACAGGGTGCTCTGGGTCTCGGAACCATGGCACCCGTATAAATCCAGCTTGCAGGTTCTCACAGTGGGATCCAATGTGATGAGGCATATCAGCGTCAGAATGCAAACACTTGCACCACCATCCGTGGAACAGCAACAGCAGTTACTCAAGGGATTGCGCTCTAAGTCGTGCTGTCCACCATCAGTGCTTCACCGTGGCAGCTTGCACTGGTGTCCTTATGATGCCACTGAAATTGGGGGACACAGCTCAGACATTATTGTGTTTGACACAGAAGCCGAGTCATTTCGGTGGATGCGCAGTCCCACCCAGCTGTGCCATCATAGAAAGCTGTTCAACATGAACGGGACACTTGCTTTCTGGGGCAGCTTGACTCCCAGCTTGACCGCTATGGATGTCTGGGCGATGCAGGATTACGCCTGGAGTTTCAAGTACCGGATTGACGTGTCAACGCTGGAGGTATCACGGCAACTTTATTCAACCTCtttcaaaaagaaaaagagaacACCACTTGATTCAACAGTGCAATGGCTCAATGATATGGTTGTGTTGAACGACCGTGACCTGCTGATCATGTTTAACAGTAAACATGTA encodes the following:
- the LOC123140650 gene encoding F-box/LRR-repeat protein At2g43260, which gives rise to MPDRRGATQLEDLPHDIIEKILLRMPSKDVGRCRAVSTSWCTATSTPKFMLDHHQLQPSLPIIDGRGLPTSFVLFHPAGTKQQLWPFSRCVKHHSEICLHGGCDGFLVISWLHQFYICNPVIHTHALLPQPHVEHALYNTIIGFYQHLPTQEYRVLWVSEPWHPYKSSLQVLTVGSNVMRHISVRMQTLAPPSVEQQQQLLKGLRSKSCCPPSVLHRGSLHWCPYDATEIGGHSSDIIVFDTEAESFRWMRSPTQLCHHRKLFNMNGTLAFWGSLTPSLTAMDVWAMQDYAWSFKYRIDVSTLEVSRQLYSTSFKKKKRTPLDSTVQWLNDMVVLNDRDLLIMFNSKHVMHCDIDGNFLGMVNIGKSQYCMMLNHCRLKESIIPIPSH